In a single window of the Luteibacter rhizovicinus DSM 16549 genome:
- a CDS encoding efflux RND transporter periplasmic adaptor subunit produces the protein MIRDTSATDRLVEVGSNRKRKLIIYIGAGVAVVAALAFVLPHVATMFSADSSVSASRLSFATVSRGPFVRDIAAEGKVVAAVSPTLYATSAGAVVLTVHPGDVVKKDQVLATITSPDLAAKLAQERSAADAAKVEFLRAQIDATKKRSELQKAYDNAVIDQTAGQRDLKRYEGAFAKGAVPVADVDKAKSTLDKADVTVKHAQSDLTTDNGSLTFDIQAKKLAYDRQVLLVQDLERQVEELNVKSPVDGQVGQAFIAERATVAKDAQLLSVIDLSALQVEMKVPESFARDLAIGMPGEISGNGKVWNGKVSAISPEVVNGEVAARLRFDGATPSQLRQSQRLSVRVLLDKRDNVLTVQRGSFVDESAGRYAYVVADGMADRRDIRVGASSIDKVEILSGLKEGDKIVISGADTFGDAKHVAISR, from the coding sequence ATGATCCGCGATACCTCCGCCACTGACCGCCTCGTCGAGGTCGGCTCCAACCGCAAACGCAAGCTGATCATCTACATCGGCGCTGGCGTTGCCGTGGTCGCCGCGCTCGCGTTCGTGCTGCCCCACGTCGCCACGATGTTCTCTGCGGACAGCTCGGTGAGTGCCTCGCGACTCAGTTTCGCCACGGTATCGCGCGGCCCCTTCGTTCGCGATATCGCCGCCGAAGGCAAGGTCGTGGCTGCCGTGAGCCCCACGCTCTACGCGACATCCGCCGGCGCCGTCGTGCTGACCGTGCACCCGGGCGACGTGGTCAAGAAAGACCAGGTGCTCGCCACCATCACCAGTCCCGACCTCGCCGCCAAACTCGCCCAGGAACGTTCGGCTGCCGACGCGGCGAAGGTGGAATTCCTGCGTGCGCAGATCGATGCGACGAAGAAGCGCTCCGAGCTGCAGAAGGCTTACGACAACGCGGTCATCGATCAGACCGCCGGCCAGCGTGACCTCAAGCGCTATGAAGGTGCCTTCGCGAAAGGCGCCGTGCCGGTCGCCGATGTCGACAAGGCCAAGTCCACGCTCGACAAGGCCGACGTCACGGTGAAGCACGCGCAGTCCGATCTCACCACCGACAACGGCAGCCTGACCTTCGACATCCAGGCCAAGAAGCTGGCCTATGACCGCCAGGTGCTGCTGGTGCAGGACCTCGAGCGCCAGGTCGAAGAGCTCAACGTGAAGTCGCCGGTCGACGGCCAGGTGGGCCAGGCGTTCATCGCCGAGCGTGCCACTGTCGCGAAGGACGCCCAGCTGCTCAGCGTCATCGACCTTTCCGCCCTGCAGGTGGAGATGAAGGTGCCCGAGAGCTTCGCTCGGGATCTCGCGATCGGCATGCCGGGCGAGATCAGCGGCAACGGCAAGGTCTGGAACGGCAAGGTCAGTGCGATCTCGCCCGAGGTGGTCAACGGTGAAGTCGCCGCCCGCCTGCGCTTCGACGGTGCCACGCCGAGCCAGCTGCGCCAGAGCCAGCGTCTCTCCGTTCGCGTGCTCCTCGACAAGCGCGACAACGTGCTCACGGTTCAGCGCGGCTCCTTTGTCGACGAAAGCGCTGGACGCTACGCCTACGTCGTCGCCGACGGCATGGCCGATCGTCGTGACATCCGCGTCGGGGCGAGCAGCATCGACAAGGTCGAAATCCTGAGCGGCCTGAAAGAGGGCGACAAGATCGTCATCTCCGGTGCCGACACCTTCGGTGACGCGAAACACGTCGCCATCAGCCGCTGA
- the hemP gene encoding hemin uptake protein HemP, with the protein MLMRSLPLTDNGGRDKVVALRAAPAVARRIESTRLLDGSRELVIEHQGNEYHLRLTRNDKLILTK; encoded by the coding sequence ATGTTGATGAGATCGCTTCCCCTGACCGACAACGGCGGCCGTGACAAGGTCGTTGCGCTGCGGGCCGCCCCCGCCGTCGCCCGTCGTATCGAAAGCACGCGTCTGCTTGACGGCTCGCGGGAGCTCGTCATCGAGCACCAGGGCAATGAGTACCACCTGCGTCTTACGCGCAACGACAAGCTCATCCTTACCAAGTAA
- a CDS encoding chemotaxis protein CheW codes for MSEPLPREIRCVLIPSGGVRLLLPNAAVAEVITLAGVEPVVDAPAWLVGRIAWRGWRIPLVRFDHVAPLPEDGVNQAPRVAVLKGVTNHPDMPYIAVLTHGFPRLTTLNAELLLPTHDGHDLPFGVRARVLVRDDTAVIPDLEALEATLLDMHADA; via the coding sequence ATGAGCGAGCCGTTACCGCGCGAAATCCGCTGCGTCCTGATTCCCAGTGGCGGCGTGCGCCTGCTGTTGCCGAACGCCGCGGTGGCCGAAGTGATCACGTTGGCCGGTGTCGAGCCGGTGGTCGACGCACCGGCGTGGCTGGTCGGGCGGATCGCTTGGCGTGGCTGGCGCATTCCGCTGGTGCGTTTCGATCACGTCGCTCCGCTACCCGAAGACGGTGTGAACCAGGCGCCTCGCGTGGCGGTGTTGAAGGGCGTGACGAATCATCCGGACATGCCTTATATCGCGGTCCTGACCCACGGTTTCCCCCGCCTGACAACGCTTAACGCGGAGCTCCTCCTGCCGACCCATGACGGCCACGACCTTCCGTTCGGCGTCCGCGCCCGTGTCCTCGTCCGCGACGACACGGCCGTGATCCCGGACCTGGAGGCGCTCGAGGCGACCCTGCTGGATATGCACGCCGACGCATGA
- a CDS encoding chemotaxis protein CheB — translation MADREPSVALLFDDAALAAHLRDALVAQGARIVYESDLRAFAPAELVGASADVVVVDLDDPSDGDLDRLYDTVEGGHPRLVFNDADASRNLEGWDRARWARHLAAKLVGTNPMDPPRPEDARAIEPRLEAIAGVAAPAEETFDEPLVDDLAITGSHGYAETLMTMAEDVGFVAPEDDGDAIDSADDLADSLDFSAAQTDVVEEGGEEGEGSDPVRLAAELEALLADSDANSINGSDGLEDIPSSPLELTELASLDLSGFEVVDEAPPPAPAVEQEFDVSQFSLSADEDVATAASPESVPALQIESRATEYVPPPAPEWDLVDHDTIVLDVPAHGSPADFGIETVSAAEYLAQDVVDDGSYGFEPGLSLELVSLEEAVAPRTDGDFSHEMFLEGSARAVRRIVALGGSRESEAAVTAFVAALPKRMPAVILVAVHHDQDPNGFAQRLGRARVATDGSHTAHGEILVVPRGAHVQIRRDGSVTVREDGSTGSASGPSIDGIFSTLAGGFGTDALAIVFAGRGNDAVAGSQAVYDAGGRVWVETVAPEAEAGHMVAGIREERVAGFAGDVHALAQKLIEEFP, via the coding sequence ATGGCTGATCGCGAGCCGTCGGTCGCGTTGCTGTTCGACGACGCGGCGCTTGCCGCACACCTGCGCGACGCCCTCGTCGCGCAGGGCGCGCGGATCGTCTATGAGTCGGACCTGCGGGCCTTCGCCCCGGCCGAACTGGTTGGCGCCTCGGCGGATGTGGTCGTGGTCGATCTCGACGACCCCAGCGATGGCGATCTCGACCGTCTCTATGACACGGTCGAAGGCGGTCACCCGCGCCTCGTGTTCAACGATGCCGACGCCAGCCGCAACCTGGAAGGCTGGGATCGTGCCCGTTGGGCCCGGCATCTCGCCGCCAAGCTGGTCGGTACGAACCCCATGGATCCGCCTCGTCCGGAGGATGCGCGCGCCATCGAGCCGCGACTCGAGGCGATCGCCGGCGTGGCCGCACCTGCAGAAGAAACGTTCGACGAGCCGCTGGTGGACGATCTCGCCATCACCGGCAGCCATGGCTATGCCGAGACGCTGATGACGATGGCCGAGGATGTCGGTTTCGTTGCGCCAGAGGATGACGGCGACGCCATCGACAGCGCCGACGATCTGGCCGACTCCCTGGATTTCTCGGCGGCCCAGACCGACGTCGTGGAAGAGGGTGGGGAAGAGGGCGAGGGCAGCGATCCTGTCAGGCTCGCCGCCGAGCTCGAGGCCTTGCTGGCTGATAGCGATGCGAACTCGATCAATGGCTCCGACGGGCTGGAAGACATTCCTTCGTCGCCGCTTGAGCTGACCGAACTGGCTTCGCTCGATCTCTCGGGTTTCGAAGTGGTGGACGAGGCACCGCCTCCGGCCCCCGCCGTGGAACAGGAATTCGACGTCAGTCAGTTCAGTCTGTCCGCGGACGAGGATGTCGCGACAGCAGCTTCCCCGGAGAGCGTGCCTGCGCTCCAGATCGAATCGCGCGCCACGGAATACGTACCGCCGCCGGCCCCCGAATGGGATCTGGTGGATCACGACACGATCGTTCTCGACGTGCCTGCGCATGGCAGCCCGGCCGACTTCGGTATCGAAACCGTCAGCGCTGCCGAATACCTCGCGCAGGACGTGGTCGACGACGGCTCGTACGGCTTCGAGCCCGGGCTGTCGCTCGAGCTCGTGTCGCTGGAGGAAGCGGTCGCGCCGCGTACCGACGGCGACTTCTCGCACGAAATGTTCCTCGAGGGCAGCGCGCGTGCAGTGCGTCGCATCGTCGCGTTGGGTGGTTCGCGTGAAAGCGAAGCCGCCGTGACCGCCTTCGTCGCCGCCTTGCCCAAGCGCATGCCTGCGGTGATCCTGGTCGCGGTCCACCACGATCAGGACCCGAACGGTTTCGCCCAACGCCTTGGCCGCGCCCGCGTGGCCACGGATGGGTCGCACACCGCGCATGGCGAGATCCTCGTGGTGCCCCGTGGCGCGCATGTGCAGATCCGCCGCGACGGCAGCGTCACCGTACGTGAGGATGGCAGCACAGGTTCCGCGTCCGGCCCCTCGATCGATGGCATCTTCAGCACGCTCGCCGGCGGGTTCGGTACGGATGCGCTGGCGATTGTCTTCGCCGGTCGTGGCAACGATGCCGTGGCCGGTTCGCAGGCGGTGTACGACGCCGGCGGCCGTGTCTGGGTCGAGACGGTCGCACCCGAGGCCGAGGCTGGGCATATGGTGGCCGGGATTCGCGAGGAACGCGTGGCCGGTTTCGCCGGCGACGTTCACGCGCTGGCACAGAAACTGATCGAGGAATTCCCATGA
- a CDS encoding methyl-accepting chemotaxis protein, whose product MVIVALLLAIGLASVDFWWLNIKNGEDREAIALTTQVQVLSQQTAKYALEASDGNRDSFRELAATRNTIDSAVQRLVKGDEKTGMPSYAENDTTPSGRSVSALANAWHQLDADIGKILSNKDLVLSSGERADLFSKQMPLLNSRTDEVLNIVQQKNASSEQTFTIARWMLMADRMIRRVQEILQGGDGAQSAADGLSRDAQLYGAVLKGLIDGNADGGVRAMTDTNARKILEGMQTSWGDLVDPVAQLVAASPNLQDVKRAGNQASLDSQTVLLRANESADQIAKKFRLFPNVGWGLVGALATVAFALLLVVTLVRDQRQRLESTSELNQRNQTAIMRLLDEMGTLAEGDLTIKATVTEDITGAIADAMNSAVDEMRNLVTTINETAVRVSAAAQETQATAMHLADAAEQQAQQITSATSAINQIATSMDTVSKDSAESADVAQRSVQIASRGAEVVRETIQGMDSIRDQIQETSKRIKRLGESSQEIGSIVELINDIAEQTNILALNAAIQAASAGEAGRGFAVVADEVQRLAERSASATKRIETLVQTIQSDTNEAVSSMEQTTAEVVAGARLAEDAGTALGDIERVSNDLSALIQNISAAARQQSAAATDTSATMNVIQEITSQTSLGASQTAESIGNLAQLANDLRLSVANFKLPG is encoded by the coding sequence ATGGTTATCGTGGCACTGCTTCTGGCTATCGGTTTGGCGTCGGTCGACTTCTGGTGGCTGAATATCAAGAACGGTGAGGATCGCGAAGCCATCGCGCTGACGACCCAGGTGCAGGTGCTTTCGCAGCAGACCGCGAAGTACGCACTCGAGGCGTCCGACGGCAACCGCGACTCCTTCCGCGAATTGGCGGCGACGCGCAACACCATCGACTCGGCGGTGCAGCGACTGGTCAAGGGCGACGAAAAGACCGGCATGCCCTCGTACGCCGAGAACGACACGACGCCATCCGGCCGCTCGGTCAGTGCCCTGGCCAACGCCTGGCACCAGCTCGACGCGGACATCGGCAAGATCCTCTCGAACAAGGACCTGGTCCTGAGTTCCGGTGAGCGTGCCGACCTGTTCTCCAAGCAGATGCCCCTGCTGAACTCGCGTACCGACGAAGTACTGAACATCGTCCAGCAGAAGAACGCTTCTTCGGAGCAGACCTTCACCATCGCCCGCTGGATGCTGATGGCTGACCGCATGATCCGTCGTGTGCAGGAAATCCTGCAGGGTGGTGATGGCGCGCAGTCCGCAGCCGACGGTCTCTCCCGCGACGCGCAGCTGTATGGCGCGGTGCTCAAGGGCCTGATCGACGGCAATGCCGACGGCGGCGTCCGTGCGATGACCGACACCAACGCACGCAAGATCCTCGAAGGCATGCAGACCTCGTGGGGCGACCTGGTCGACCCGGTGGCCCAGCTGGTCGCGGCATCGCCCAACCTGCAGGACGTGAAGCGCGCCGGTAACCAGGCATCGCTCGACTCGCAGACCGTTTTGCTCCGCGCGAACGAATCCGCGGACCAGATCGCCAAGAAGTTCCGTCTCTTCCCGAACGTGGGCTGGGGTCTCGTCGGCGCACTCGCCACGGTGGCCTTCGCCCTGCTGCTCGTCGTCACCCTGGTGCGCGACCAGCGCCAGCGTCTCGAGAGCACCTCCGAACTCAACCAGCGTAACCAGACGGCCATTATGCGGTTGCTGGACGAGATGGGTACGCTCGCCGAAGGCGACCTGACCATCAAGGCCACGGTCACCGAGGACATCACGGGCGCCATCGCGGACGCCATGAACTCCGCGGTCGACGAGATGCGCAACCTCGTGACCACGATTAACGAGACGGCGGTTCGCGTCTCGGCGGCGGCACAGGAAACGCAGGCGACCGCCATGCACCTGGCCGACGCGGCGGAACAGCAGGCGCAGCAGATCACCTCGGCAACCTCCGCCATTAACCAGATCGCGACCTCGATGGATACCGTGTCGAAGGATTCCGCGGAATCGGCCGACGTGGCCCAGCGCTCCGTGCAGATCGCCTCGCGCGGCGCGGAAGTGGTGCGCGAGACGATTCAGGGCATGGACTCGATTCGTGACCAGATCCAGGAAACCTCGAAGCGAATCAAGCGACTGGGTGAGTCGTCGCAGGAAATCGGCTCGATCGTGGAACTGATCAACGACATCGCCGAACAGACCAACATCCTCGCTTTGAATGCAGCCATCCAGGCGGCATCGGCCGGTGAAGCGGGCCGCGGTTTCGCGGTCGTCGCGGACGAAGTCCAGCGCCTCGCCGAACGTTCCGCCAGCGCGACCAAGCGAATCGAAACGCTGGTGCAGACCATTCAGTCCGATACCAACGAGGCGGTCAGTTCGATGGAACAGACCACCGCCGAGGTGGTCGCCGGTGCAAGACTGGCTGAGGATGCGGGTACCGCGCTGGGCGACATCGAGCGCGTCTCGAACGATCTGTCGGCGCTGATTCAGAACATCTCGGCCGCGGCACGCCAGCAGTCCGCTGCGGCGACCGATACTTCGGCAACGATGAACGTCATCCAGGAGATCACGTCGCAGACGTCGTTGGGCGCAAGCCAGACGGCGGAATCGATCGGCAACCTGGCCCAGCTCGCGAACGACCTGCGCCTGTCCGTCGCGAACTTCAAGCTGCCGGGCTGA
- a CDS encoding chemotaxis protein CheW produces the protein MIENAALTPFELLAHYERACLAHSAGAPERVESLGLWRGIGFRIGRRAFVSGIEEINELLAVPPLTNVPGTQPWLMGVANVRGNLVPAIDLGRFLFDERTPSSERTRLLLVRQHGGTVGLLVDEVFGQRTMDEAQRGTGSEEHDPRLARFVAENVQLGEQSFGLFSMSRLARAPDFRQAAL, from the coding sequence ATGATCGAGAACGCGGCACTTACGCCTTTCGAACTGCTCGCCCACTACGAGCGCGCCTGTCTGGCGCACTCGGCGGGCGCGCCCGAACGGGTCGAATCGCTGGGCCTCTGGCGCGGCATCGGTTTCCGTATCGGGCGTCGTGCCTTCGTCAGCGGCATCGAGGAGATCAACGAACTGCTCGCGGTGCCGCCGCTCACCAACGTCCCTGGCACGCAGCCCTGGCTGATGGGTGTGGCCAACGTGCGCGGCAACCTGGTGCCGGCGATCGATCTGGGTCGCTTTCTTTTCGACGAGCGGACGCCATCGTCCGAGCGTACGCGTCTTCTGCTGGTTCGCCAGCACGGCGGTACGGTGGGCCTGCTGGTCGACGAGGTGTTTGGCCAGCGCACCATGGACGAGGCGCAGCGCGGTACCGGTAGCGAGGAACACGACCCGCGCCTGGCGCGGTTCGTCGCGGAAAACGTACAACTGGGCGAGCAATCGTTCGGGCTTTTCAGCATGAGCCGCCTGGCTCGTGCGCCGGATTTCCGGCAGGCGGCGCTGTAA
- a CDS encoding response regulator, whose protein sequence is MANILIIDDSPTDVRVFTTLLEKAGFSVSSVDNAESGIDRIRASKPDLVIMDVIMPGMNGFQATRTLSRDPATADVPVVMITTKSMETDRVWGLRQGAKAFITKPVNEKELLSTIASLLPNKH, encoded by the coding sequence GTGGCAAACATTCTGATCATTGACGACTCGCCGACCGATGTACGCGTGTTCACCACGCTGCTGGAGAAGGCGGGTTTTTCCGTTTCCAGTGTCGACAACGCCGAGTCGGGCATCGACCGCATCCGTGCGAGCAAGCCCGACCTGGTCATCATGGACGTCATCATGCCCGGCATGAATGGCTTCCAGGCCACCCGAACGCTGAGCCGAGACCCGGCCACGGCGGACGTGCCGGTGGTGATGATCACGACCAAGTCCATGGAGACGGACCGCGTATGGGGCCTGCGCCAGGGTGCGAAGGCCTTCATCACCAAGCCGGTGAACGAGAAGGAACTGCTCTCGACCATCGCCAGCCTGCTGCCGAACAAGCATTGA
- the pilG gene encoding twitching motility response regulator PilG, whose translation MVIDDSKTIRRTAETLLKKEGCDVLTAVDGFEALAKISDQKPNIIFVDIMMPRLDGYQTCALIKNNAQFRGTPVIMLSSKDGLFDKARGRIVGAEQYLTKPFTRDELLGAIHRYATAS comes from the coding sequence ATGGTCATCGACGATTCGAAAACCATCCGACGCACGGCCGAAACCCTGCTGAAGAAGGAAGGCTGCGACGTTCTTACCGCGGTCGATGGGTTCGAGGCGCTGGCAAAGATTTCCGACCAGAAGCCGAACATCATCTTCGTCGACATCATGATGCCGCGCCTGGATGGCTACCAAACCTGCGCGCTGATCAAGAACAACGCCCAGTTCCGCGGAACGCCAGTGATCATGCTGTCCTCCAAGGACGGCCTGTTCGACAAGGCGCGCGGGCGCATCGTGGGTGCGGAGCAATACCTGACCAAGCCTTTCACCCGCGACGAGCTTCTCGGCGCGATCCATCGTTATGCGACGGCGAGCTGA
- the gshB gene encoding glutathione synthase — MSLSVAVLMDPIRAIKIAKDSTFAMLLEASRRGHALLYMEQGDLALRNGEAWARLRPLTVKEDPTGWFTLGEAAWRPLAEVDIVLARKDPPVDAQFIYDTMVLERAQRAGCKVVNDPRSLRDCNEKLFALDFPQCIAPTLVSRDAGELRRFVAEHGEAVLKPLDGMGGRGIFRVRHGDSNLNSMLETLLDGAHHFAIAQKYIPEITAGDKRILLIDGEPVPYALARIPQGDEFRGNLAAGGRGEGIPLSDRDRWIAAQVAPELVRRGLRFVGLDVIGDYLTEINVTSPTCIRELDAQFGINIAGLMFDAIEAR, encoded by the coding sequence ATGTCGCTCTCCGTCGCCGTCCTGATGGACCCGATCCGCGCCATCAAGATCGCCAAGGACTCCACCTTCGCCATGTTGCTGGAGGCTTCCCGCCGTGGCCATGCCTTGCTGTACATGGAGCAGGGCGACCTGGCTCTGCGCAACGGCGAGGCCTGGGCCCGCCTGCGTCCGCTCACCGTGAAGGAAGATCCGACCGGCTGGTTCACCCTGGGCGAGGCCGCCTGGCGCCCTCTCGCCGAGGTCGACATCGTCCTGGCCCGCAAGGATCCGCCGGTGGATGCCCAGTTCATCTACGACACCATGGTCCTGGAGCGCGCCCAGCGTGCCGGCTGCAAGGTAGTCAACGACCCGCGCAGCCTGCGCGATTGCAACGAGAAGCTGTTTGCCCTGGATTTCCCCCAGTGCATCGCGCCGACCCTGGTCTCCCGGGACGCCGGCGAGCTGCGCCGGTTCGTCGCCGAACACGGTGAAGCCGTGCTCAAGCCGCTGGACGGCATGGGCGGGCGCGGCATCTTCCGGGTCAGGCACGGCGACTCCAACCTCAATTCCATGCTGGAAACCCTGCTCGACGGCGCCCATCACTTCGCCATCGCGCAGAAGTACATTCCGGAGATCACCGCCGGTGACAAGCGCATCCTGCTGATCGATGGCGAGCCGGTGCCCTATGCGTTGGCCCGCATCCCCCAAGGCGACGAATTTCGCGGAAATCTCGCCGCCGGCGGCCGCGGGGAAGGCATCCCCCTGTCCGACCGTGACCGTTGGATCGCCGCCCAGGTCGCCCCGGAGCTGGTCCGCCGTGGCCTGCGTTTCGTCGGCCTGGACGTGATCGGCGACTACCTGACCGAGATCAACGTCACATCTCCGACATGCATCCGCGAACTGGATGCCCAGTTCGGCATTAACATCGCAGGGCTGATGTTCGACGCAATCGAGGCCCGATGA
- a CDS encoding energy transducer TonB has translation MTTRTTGADLFGATLLFSLLLHGVVILGITFDAEKPKPSVPTLDVTLVDVANQEQPDKADFLAQASNAGGGDQDKAARPSEPVSGPLPTPNQGLTAEPKEAQAPAPTERTPAQLLTTSGETGFAVDTTKAQDEQKERPVPVSDEDVQRKLEMAKLSAEVREQSQAYAKRPKKKFISSNTREYVYAAYMKGWVGRVERVGNLNYPDEARRQGVYGELVLTVGLNRDGTIKSMDVIKSSGHKLLDEAAQRIVRLAAPFPALPTDKTRVDELYITRTWQFLPGNVLRNY, from the coding sequence ATGACGACCCGTACCACCGGCGCCGACCTGTTCGGCGCGACCCTGCTGTTCTCGCTGCTGCTGCACGGTGTCGTCATCCTTGGCATCACCTTCGATGCAGAAAAGCCCAAACCGAGCGTACCCACGCTCGACGTCACCCTCGTGGACGTCGCCAACCAGGAACAACCGGACAAAGCCGACTTCCTGGCCCAGGCGAGCAATGCTGGCGGCGGCGACCAGGACAAGGCGGCGCGCCCTTCGGAGCCGGTATCCGGGCCGCTGCCCACGCCCAACCAGGGCCTGACGGCGGAGCCCAAGGAAGCGCAGGCGCCGGCACCGACCGAGCGTACGCCCGCCCAGCTGCTCACGACGTCCGGCGAGACCGGCTTTGCCGTCGACACGACCAAGGCGCAGGACGAACAGAAGGAACGCCCGGTCCCGGTCTCCGACGAGGATGTGCAGCGCAAGCTGGAGATGGCGAAGCTGTCGGCCGAGGTGCGCGAACAGTCCCAGGCTTATGCCAAGCGCCCGAAGAAGAAATTCATCTCGTCCAACACGCGCGAGTACGTCTACGCCGCCTACATGAAGGGCTGGGTGGGACGTGTCGAGCGCGTGGGCAACCTCAATTACCCGGACGAAGCGCGACGCCAGGGCGTCTATGGTGAGCTGGTGCTTACTGTCGGCCTCAACCGCGACGGCACGATCAAGAGCATGGACGTGATCAAGAGCTCGGGGCACAAACTTCTCGACGAAGCCGCCCAGCGCATCGTCCGCCTGGCCGCCCCCTTCCCCGCCCTGCCTACGGACAAGACGCGCGTCGACGAGCTGTACATCACGCGCACCTGGCAGTTCCTGCCGGGCAATGTGCTACGAAATTACTGA
- a CDS encoding YqgE/AlgH family protein, with protein sequence MTIANTFAGQFLIAMPSLAEPPFARGVAFLCQHGEDGAVGLLINQISEYRLGDVLAQMKLGCEDPEIADYPVLIGGPVQQERGFVLHREPGRWDSSYRVNEDWSVTTSRDILVAMAKGEGPRRAVVTLGYAGWEAGQLEQEVMDNAWLTTRADERIIFDTPLDERWTAAARKLGVTDPSQIAGYAGHA encoded by the coding sequence ATGACGATCGCCAATACATTCGCGGGGCAATTCCTCATCGCGATGCCCTCCCTCGCCGAACCTCCGTTCGCGCGCGGCGTCGCGTTTCTTTGCCAGCACGGCGAAGACGGAGCGGTCGGCCTGCTGATCAATCAGATCTCCGAATATCGTCTCGGCGACGTGCTCGCGCAGATGAAACTCGGCTGCGAAGACCCGGAGATCGCGGACTACCCCGTCCTCATCGGCGGCCCCGTGCAACAGGAGCGCGGCTTCGTGCTTCACCGCGAGCCGGGTCGCTGGGACTCGAGCTACCGTGTCAACGAAGACTGGTCCGTCACGACCTCGCGCGACATCCTCGTCGCGATGGCCAAGGGCGAGGGCCCGCGCCGGGCCGTCGTCACCCTCGGCTACGCGGGCTGGGAAGCCGGCCAGCTCGAGCAGGAAGTCATGGACAACGCCTGGCTGACGACCCGCGCCGACGAACGCATCATCTTCGACACCCCCCTCGACGAACGCTGGACCGCCGCCGCGCGCAAGCTGGGTGTCACCGACCCCTCCCAGATCGCCGGCTATGCCGGCCACGCCTGA
- the ruvX gene encoding Holliday junction resolvase RuvX, giving the protein MSCLFGFDVGTKMVGVAVGNRLTGTARALAALPVRDGEPDWQALDTLRREWLPAELVVGLPLDNEGKEQPMTRTARRFAERIGERYGLPVAFADERMSSQEAARRFAAARAAGTRKRSDVKSIDAEAAAVILETHLAQF; this is encoded by the coding sequence ATGAGCTGTCTGTTCGGATTCGATGTCGGGACGAAGATGGTCGGCGTCGCCGTCGGCAATCGACTGACTGGCACGGCGCGCGCGCTGGCCGCACTTCCCGTCCGCGACGGCGAGCCCGACTGGCAGGCCCTCGACACGCTCCGCCGCGAGTGGCTGCCTGCCGAACTCGTGGTCGGTCTGCCGCTCGATAACGAGGGCAAGGAACAACCCATGACGCGCACTGCGCGCCGCTTCGCCGAACGCATCGGCGAGCGCTACGGGTTGCCGGTCGCCTTCGCCGACGAGCGCATGAGCTCGCAGGAAGCGGCACGCCGTTTTGCCGCCGCGCGCGCGGCCGGCACGCGCAAGCGCTCGGACGTGAAGTCGATCGACGCCGAAGCGGCGGCCGTGATTCTTGAAACGCATCTCGCCCAGTTCTGA